Proteins from a single region of Amycolatopsis sp. CA-230715:
- a CDS encoding FecCD family ABC transporter permease → MTASPPRARVKRTTVLIAALALLLVVAVVSIGVGAHAVPLGEVVRALIDGAGGSSDRTIVLDVRAPRALLAVGVGAALAVAGAMIQTLSRNPLAEPGLLGITAGAGFAVTLGAALGVAVSQAGQLVAAVVGSVLAALLVYSVGRQSPLRLVLTGIALSAVLTGVTLGMRLMFPDVFDQYRFWSVGSLAGREQAPVLLPMVAIGVALVGALVLSRWLNAIELGDAVAHTLGANVARVRLAALVLITVLAGAATAVAGPILFVGLIVPHLVRRLATGSVPWQLAYAMVLGPVLLLVSDIGSRILLPTGEVPVAIVTAFVGGPVLIWAVRRYGAASL, encoded by the coding sequence GCTGCTCGTGGTGGCGGTGGTGAGCATCGGCGTCGGCGCCCACGCGGTTCCCCTCGGCGAGGTCGTGCGCGCGCTCATCGACGGCGCGGGCGGGTCGAGCGACCGGACGATCGTCCTGGACGTCCGCGCGCCGCGGGCACTGCTGGCCGTCGGCGTCGGTGCCGCGCTCGCGGTGGCGGGCGCGATGATCCAGACGCTGTCCCGCAACCCGCTCGCCGAACCCGGCCTGCTCGGGATCACCGCGGGCGCCGGGTTCGCGGTGACTCTCGGCGCGGCGCTCGGCGTTGCCGTGTCGCAGGCGGGTCAGCTCGTCGCGGCCGTCGTCGGCTCGGTCCTCGCCGCGCTCTTGGTCTATTCGGTCGGCCGCCAGTCGCCGCTGCGCCTGGTGCTGACCGGGATCGCGCTCAGCGCCGTGCTGACCGGGGTGACGCTCGGGATGCGCCTGATGTTCCCGGACGTGTTCGACCAGTACCGCTTCTGGTCCGTTGGCTCGCTCGCGGGCAGGGAGCAGGCACCGGTGCTGCTGCCGATGGTGGCGATCGGGGTCGCCCTCGTCGGCGCGCTGGTGTTGAGCCGCTGGCTGAACGCGATCGAACTGGGCGACGCCGTGGCGCACACGCTCGGCGCGAACGTCGCGCGCGTCCGGCTCGCCGCGCTCGTCCTGATCACCGTGCTGGCCGGGGCGGCGACGGCGGTGGCCGGCCCGATCCTGTTCGTCGGCCTGATCGTGCCGCACCTGGTGCGGCGCCTCGCCACGGGTTCGGTGCCGTGGCAGCTTGCCTACGCGATGGTGCTCGGTCCGGTGCTGCTGCTGGTCTCCGACATCGGGTCGAGGATCCTGCTGCCCACCGGCGAGGTGCCGGTCGCGATCGTGACCGCGTTCGTCGGCGGCCCGGTGCTGATCTGGGCCGTCCGCCGGTACGGGGCGGCGTCGTTGTGA
- a CDS encoding FecCD family ABC transporter permease: protein MSAVVLRGRGRSIRVERRTLVLTGSLLVVILCLGLLGLCFGASWANPGEVVQALAGFGDSVVVVREWRLPRVLAGIIFGASLGVAGAIFQNITRNPMGSPDVIGLDAGAYTGALVALTVFGGTAGELALSSVLGGLVVAAVIYLLSVRGGLSGLRLVVIGIAVNAMVNALNSWIVLRADLEVAIAAVGWSAGSLNGIGWPKVALPFAIIAVLLVVMATRSHAMHQAALGDALAVTSGVGVGRLRLVMVLVGVGCTATVTAVAGPIVFIALAAPQIGRRLAKAPGVPLLPAALTGAVLLQGADLIAQMLLAPVSLPVGVVSAAIGGVYLIWLLTKEVRSA, encoded by the coding sequence GTGAGCGCCGTGGTGCTGCGCGGGCGCGGGCGGTCGATCCGCGTCGAACGCCGGACGCTCGTCCTCACCGGATCCTTGCTCGTCGTCATCCTCTGCCTCGGGCTGCTCGGCCTGTGCTTCGGTGCCTCGTGGGCGAATCCGGGCGAAGTCGTCCAAGCGCTGGCAGGGTTCGGCGATTCCGTCGTCGTGGTGAGGGAATGGCGCCTGCCGAGGGTGCTCGCCGGGATCATCTTCGGTGCCTCGCTCGGCGTGGCGGGCGCGATCTTCCAGAACATCACCAGGAACCCGATGGGCAGCCCGGACGTCATCGGGCTCGACGCGGGCGCCTACACCGGCGCGCTGGTCGCGCTCACCGTGTTCGGCGGGACGGCGGGTGAACTCGCGCTGAGTTCGGTGCTCGGCGGGCTCGTCGTCGCGGCCGTGATCTACTTGCTTTCGGTGCGCGGCGGTCTTTCCGGGCTCCGGCTCGTCGTCATCGGGATCGCGGTGAACGCGATGGTGAACGCGCTGAACTCGTGGATCGTGCTGCGGGCCGATCTCGAAGTCGCGATCGCGGCGGTCGGCTGGAGCGCGGGGTCGCTCAACGGGATCGGCTGGCCGAAGGTGGCGCTGCCGTTCGCGATCATCGCGGTGCTGCTGGTGGTGATGGCCACGCGGTCGCACGCCATGCACCAGGCCGCGCTCGGCGACGCGCTCGCGGTGACCAGCGGGGTCGGCGTCGGCAGGCTCCGGCTGGTGATGGTGCTCGTCGGCGTCGGCTGCACGGCGACGGTGACCGCGGTCGCCGGGCCGATCGTGTTCATCGCGCTGGCCGCACCGCAGATCGGGCGCAGGCTGGCGAAGGCACCAGGGGTTCCGCTGCTGCCCGCCGCGCTGACCGGCGCCGTGCTCCTGCAGGGCGCGGACCTGATCGCGCAGATGCTGCTGGCGCCGGTCTCGCTGCCGGTCGGCGTGGTCAGTGCCGCGATCGGCGGGGTCTATCTCATCTGGCTGCTGACCAAGGAGGTGCGGAGCGCGTGA
- a CDS encoding ABC transporter ATP-binding protein has product MTTRLSARELTLRYGERVVSTGLSLDVPDGAFTAIVGPNACGKSTLLRAFVRLLRPAEGEVRFDGRAVGAYPAKELARSVGFLPQDPLAPENIKVSQLVARGRFPHQSLLATWSEVDERAVADAMAAAGVDDLAARDVRELSGGQRQRVWVAMVLAQQTSYLLLDEPTSFLDITHQYQLLGLLAGLRDEGRTVIAVLHDINQASRFADHLVAMKEGRVVAEGTAADIVDAALMKEVFDLPSMVVPDPVTGTPMVVPTR; this is encoded by the coding sequence GTGACCACGCGACTGAGCGCACGGGAACTGACGCTGCGCTACGGCGAGCGAGTCGTGTCGACGGGACTGAGCCTCGACGTCCCCGACGGCGCCTTCACCGCGATCGTCGGGCCCAACGCGTGCGGGAAGTCGACGCTGCTGCGCGCGTTCGTCCGGTTGCTGCGGCCCGCCGAGGGGGAGGTGCGCTTCGACGGCCGCGCGGTGGGCGCCTACCCGGCCAAGGAACTGGCGAGATCGGTCGGGTTCCTGCCGCAGGATCCGCTGGCGCCGGAGAACATCAAGGTCTCCCAGCTGGTCGCGCGCGGCAGGTTCCCGCACCAGTCACTGCTCGCGACCTGGTCCGAAGTGGACGAACGCGCGGTCGCCGACGCGATGGCCGCGGCCGGTGTCGACGATCTCGCCGCCCGTGACGTGCGGGAGCTGTCCGGGGGACAGCGCCAGCGGGTGTGGGTGGCGATGGTGCTCGCGCAGCAGACCTCCTACCTCCTGCTCGACGAACCCACGTCGTTCCTCGACATCACGCACCAGTACCAGCTGCTCGGCCTGCTCGCCGGGCTGCGCGACGAGGGGCGCACCGTCATCGCGGTCCTGCACGACATCAACCAGGCCAGCCGGTTCGCCGACCACCTGGTGGCGATGAAGGAAGGCCGCGTCGTCGCCGAAGGCACCGCGGCGGACATCGTGGACGCGGCGCTGATGAAGGAGGTCTTCGACCTGCCGAGCATGGTCGTGCCCGACCCGGTGACCGGTACCCCGATGGTCGTACCAACCCGCTGA
- a CDS encoding ATP-binding protein yields the protein MDLLDTVGSEGAPLVLVTGPAGAGRTTLLARLRDELARRGTTVSSLRFTPDGTAVPAGFGQASARLAEPWSSIGPISGARDNPVLARRAAAAAAGSLLRGDGNAAVLIDDAHWVDPDSLAVLEALVRRVAGSPVRCVCAVRTPVPDAVSEPGSAALRRLRLDDLVHSVRLPVNRPLWT from the coding sequence GTGGACCTACTCGACACCGTCGGCTCCGAGGGAGCACCACTCGTCCTCGTCACCGGGCCCGCCGGTGCCGGCCGCACCACGCTGCTCGCCCGGCTCCGCGACGAACTCGCCCGGCGCGGCACCACCGTCTCGTCGCTGCGGTTCACCCCGGACGGCACCGCGGTACCCGCGGGGTTCGGGCAGGCGTCCGCCCGGCTTGCCGAGCCGTGGTCCTCGATCGGCCCGATCTCGGGCGCCAGGGACAACCCCGTGCTGGCCCGGCGTGCGGCCGCCGCCGCGGCGGGCTCGCTGCTGCGCGGCGACGGCAACGCCGCCGTGCTGATCGACGACGCGCACTGGGTCGACCCCGACTCGCTCGCGGTGCTCGAAGCACTGGTCCGCAGGGTCGCGGGCAGCCCGGTGCGCTGCGTGTGCGCGGTCCGCACCCCCGTTCCGGACGCGGTCTCGGAGCCCGGTTCCGCGGCGTTGCGCAGGCTCCGCCTCGACGACCTCGTCCACTCGGTGCGACTCCCCGTTAATCGTCCACTGTGGACATAA
- a CDS encoding type VII secretion system-associated protein has product MAETLGRVVDRFLLLDPAWRPVTEGATPPARAVVGSWPVEDGGGIGKFRANPAYRPGDRNSPSDPLDAALRLLLRGRVSSTQIQLMMRDTVVDIALHGDGQPLVVSSPDGRQAVVVATGEPHRARIGAPGWRRGAALEDLAELLADEVDVLFNRGGPASVRLTGDFVREAMLIGTGEAAELYAAQRDSRGLRVIPWRSGDTLRAW; this is encoded by the coding sequence ATGGCCGAAACCCTTGGCCGGGTGGTGGACCGATTCCTGCTGCTGGATCCGGCGTGGCGGCCGGTGACAGAGGGCGCGACGCCACCGGCAAGGGCGGTGGTGGGATCGTGGCCGGTCGAGGACGGCGGCGGCATCGGGAAGTTCCGCGCGAACCCGGCGTACCGGCCCGGCGATCGGAACTCGCCGTCGGACCCGCTCGACGCGGCGCTGCGGCTGCTGCTGCGCGGGCGGGTGAGCAGCACGCAGATCCAGCTGATGATGCGCGACACCGTGGTCGACATCGCGCTGCACGGCGACGGGCAGCCGCTGGTGGTCAGCTCGCCCGACGGCAGGCAGGCCGTCGTGGTCGCCACCGGCGAGCCGCACCGCGCGCGGATCGGCGCGCCGGGATGGCGCCGCGGTGCCGCGCTGGAGGACCTGGCGGAGCTGCTCGCGGACGAGGTCGACGTGCTGTTCAACCGCGGCGGCCCCGCGTCGGTCCGGCTGACCGGTGACTTCGTGCGCGAGGCGATGCTGATCGGCACCGGTGAGGCCGCCGAACTGTATGCCGCGCAACGGGATTCGCGCGGCCTGCGCGTGATCCCGTGGCGTTCCGGGGATACCCTGCGCGCCTGGTGA
- a CDS encoding glutamate ABC transporter substrate-binding protein, whose protein sequence is MLGAVIMVGAAATACSDGGAVPGVHNTSQSILDKAPVATDADLEQSPTAQAIKKRGELLIGGSLDTPLMSQANPNTGETEGFDATLGKLLAKYIIGQPNKKIVNSIPQIRETLIQNATVDVVLQNYSITLPRAEKVSFAGPYFISNQAIATLTEKPDIRGADELNGKTVFAATNSTGAQKVKELAPKANLVTFGTDQECVAALEQGRGDAWVKDLTVVAGQLRLDKKIKLNTGSFGNDPYGIGIGRGDESFKRFINGWLKKIQAAGLWQQAYKETLGTVIHGDVPAPPEPGSVPGS, encoded by the coding sequence GTGCTGGGCGCGGTCATCATGGTCGGCGCGGCGGCTACCGCCTGCTCCGACGGTGGCGCGGTTCCCGGTGTCCACAACACCTCGCAGAGCATCTTGGACAAGGCGCCGGTGGCCACCGACGCCGACCTGGAGCAGAGTCCCACCGCGCAGGCCATCAAGAAGCGAGGGGAGTTGCTGATCGGCGGTTCGCTGGACACGCCGCTGATGTCCCAGGCGAACCCGAACACCGGCGAGACGGAGGGCTTCGACGCCACCCTCGGCAAGCTGCTCGCGAAGTACATCATCGGACAGCCGAACAAGAAGATCGTCAATTCCATCCCGCAGATCCGCGAAACGCTGATCCAGAACGCCACGGTGGACGTGGTGCTCCAGAACTACAGCATCACCCTGCCCCGCGCGGAAAAGGTTTCCTTCGCCGGACCCTATTTCATCTCGAACCAGGCGATCGCCACGCTGACCGAGAAGCCGGACATCCGCGGCGCCGACGAGCTCAACGGCAAGACGGTGTTCGCGGCGACCAACAGCACTGGCGCGCAGAAGGTCAAGGAGCTCGCGCCGAAGGCCAACCTGGTCACGTTCGGTACCGACCAGGAGTGCGTGGCGGCACTGGAACAGGGCCGCGGCGACGCCTGGGTCAAGGACCTCACCGTGGTGGCCGGGCAGCTCAGGCTCGACAAGAAGATCAAGCTCAACACCGGCTCCTTCGGCAACGATCCCTACGGAATCGGGATCGGGCGCGGAGATGAGAGCTTCAAGCGGTTCATCAACGGCTGGCTCAAGAAGATCCAGGCCGCCGGGCTGTGGCAGCAGGCGTACAAGGAGACGCTCGGCACGGTCATCCACGGCGACGTGCCCGCTCCGCCCGAGCCCGGCTCGGTTCCCGGTTCCTGA
- a CDS encoding class I SAM-dependent methyltransferase, which produces MASSPARENFDNGYRTGTAPWVIGEPQPAVLELEREGRFRGKVLDVGCGAGEHTLHLAGLGYDVLGVDFSPFALELAKANAAARGIEARFEVADAMRLGGEPRYDTVLDSALFHVFAPEDQLAYARSLHAVTKPGGVVHVLALADTEPSFGPQVSETAIRTAFAEGWEVAELGLSRYRGWVNERAAPLVGEPVGTVVDSAAWLARIRRT; this is translated from the coding sequence ATGGCCTCGAGTCCGGCAAGGGAGAACTTCGACAACGGCTACCGCACGGGGACCGCGCCGTGGGTGATCGGCGAGCCCCAGCCCGCGGTGCTGGAACTGGAACGCGAGGGCCGGTTCCGCGGCAAGGTGCTCGACGTGGGCTGCGGGGCGGGCGAGCACACGCTGCACCTCGCCGGGCTGGGCTACGACGTGCTCGGCGTCGACTTCTCGCCGTTCGCGCTGGAACTGGCCAAAGCGAACGCGGCCGCTCGCGGAATCGAGGCGCGGTTCGAGGTCGCCGACGCGATGCGCCTCGGCGGCGAACCGCGGTACGACACCGTGCTGGACAGCGCGCTGTTCCACGTGTTCGCGCCCGAGGACCAGCTGGCCTACGCGCGTTCGCTGCACGCGGTCACGAAACCCGGAGGGGTGGTGCACGTGCTCGCGCTGGCCGACACCGAGCCGTCGTTCGGGCCGCAGGTCAGCGAAACCGCCATCCGCACGGCCTTCGCGGAGGGCTGGGAAGTGGCGGAACTGGGGCTGTCGCGGTACCGCGGCTGGGTCAACGAGCGGGCCGCGCCACTGGTCGGCGAGCCGGTGGGCACGGTGGTGGACAGCGCGGCGTGGCTCGCCAGGATCCGGCGGACCTGA
- a CDS encoding YbjN domain-containing protein, whose protein sequence is MATWGDLVAYIRQSYRVVRDEPDEIRIRLMFEADEDTEGRAQVMIIAREVLDRKEDWVQIATPFATIHQVDLLSVLREIGNTMVVGGAAVMGEHVVVRHSLPLVNLDINEFLDPLELVAGAAEILEQTFTGRDDY, encoded by the coding sequence GTGGCGACGTGGGGCGATTTGGTGGCCTACATCCGGCAGAGCTACCGGGTGGTGCGGGACGAACCGGACGAAATCCGGATCAGGCTTATGTTCGAGGCCGACGAGGACACTGAGGGACGCGCGCAGGTGATGATCATCGCCAGGGAGGTGCTCGACCGCAAGGAGGACTGGGTGCAGATCGCCACCCCGTTCGCCACCATCCACCAGGTCGACCTGTTGAGCGTGCTGCGCGAGATCGGCAACACCATGGTGGTCGGCGGTGCGGCGGTGATGGGCGAGCACGTCGTCGTGCGGCATTCGCTGCCCTTGGTGAACCTCGACATCAACGAGTTCCTCGACCCGCTCGAACTGGTCGCGGGCGCCGCGGAAATCCTCGAGCAGACCTTCACCGGACGCGACGACTACTGA